In the genome of Streptococcus oralis, one region contains:
- the pflB gene encoding formate C-acetyltransferase, whose product MVVKTVVEAQDIFDKAWEGFKGVDWKEKASISRFVQANYTPYDGDESFLAGPTERSLHIKKIVEETKAHYEETRFPMDTRPTSIADIPAGFIDKENELIFGIQNDELFKLNFMPKGGIRMAETTLKENGYEPDPAVHEIFTKYVTTVNDGIFRAYTSNIRRARHAHTVTGLPDAYSRGRIIGVYARLALYGADYLMQEKVNDWNAIKEIDEETIRLREEVNLQYQALQQVVRLGDLYGVDVRKPAMNTKEAIQWVNIAFMAVCRVINGAATSLGRVPIVLDIFAERDLARGTFTESEIQEFVDDFVMKLRTVKFARTKAYDQLYSGDPTFITTSMAGMGNDGRHRVTKMDYRFLNTLDNIGNSPEPNLTVLWTDKLPYNFRRYCMHMSHKHSSIQYEGVTTMAKDGYGEMSCISCCVSPLDPENEDQRHNIQYFGARVNVLKALLTGLNGGYDDVHKDYKVFDINPIRDEVLEFESVKANFEKSLDWLTDTYVDALNIIHYMTDKYNYEAVQMAFLPTKQRANMGFGICGFANTVDTLSAIKYATVKPIRDEDGYIYDYETIGEYPRWGEDDPRSNELAEWLIEAYTTRLRSHKLYKDAEATVSLLTITSNVAYSKQTGNSPVHKGVYLNEDGSVNLSKLEFFSPGANPSNKAKGGWLQNLNSLASLDFSYAADGISLTTQVSPRALGKTRDEQVDNLVTILDGYFENGGQHCNLNVMDLKDVYDKIMNGEDVIVRISGYCVNTKYLTPEQKTELTQRVFHEVLSMDDALS is encoded by the coding sequence GTTAAGACAGTTGTTGAAGCACAAGATATTTTTGATAAAGCTTGGGAAGGCTTCAAAGGCGTAGATTGGAAAGAAAAAGCAAGTATTTCTCGCTTCGTTCAAGCTAACTACACACCTTATGATGGAGATGAAAGTTTCCTTGCTGGACCAACAGAACGTTCACTTCACATCAAAAAAATCGTAGAAGAAACAAAAGCACACTACGAAGAAACTCGTTTCCCAATGGACACTCGTCCAACATCTATTGCTGATATTCCTGCTGGATTTATCGACAAAGAAAACGAATTGATCTTTGGTATCCAAAACGATGAACTCTTCAAATTGAACTTCATGCCAAAAGGTGGTATCCGTATGGCTGAAACTACTTTGAAAGAAAATGGATACGAACCAGATCCAGCTGTTCACGAAATCTTTACTAAATACGTAACAACAGTTAACGATGGTATCTTCCGTGCCTACACTTCAAACATCCGTCGCGCTCGTCACGCTCACACTGTAACTGGTCTTCCAGATGCCTACTCACGTGGACGTATCATCGGTGTTTACGCACGTCTTGCTCTTTACGGTGCAGACTACTTGATGCAAGAAAAAGTCAACGACTGGAATGCAATTAAAGAAATTGACGAAGAAACAATCCGTCTTCGTGAAGAAGTAAACCTTCAATACCAAGCTTTGCAACAAGTTGTTCGCTTGGGTGACCTTTACGGAGTTGATGTCCGCAAACCAGCGATGAACACGAAAGAAGCAATCCAATGGGTTAACATCGCCTTCATGGCTGTCTGCCGTGTTATCAACGGTGCTGCTACATCTCTAGGACGTGTGCCAATCGTATTGGATATCTTTGCAGAACGTGACCTTGCTCGTGGTACATTTACCGAATCAGAAATCCAAGAGTTCGTTGATGATTTCGTTATGAAACTTCGTACAGTTAAATTTGCTCGTACAAAAGCTTATGACCAATTGTACTCAGGTGACCCAACCTTCATCACAACTTCTATGGCTGGTATGGGTAACGACGGTCGTCACCGTGTTACTAAGATGGACTACCGTTTCTTGAACACACTTGACAACATCGGTAACTCTCCAGAGCCAAACTTGACAGTTCTTTGGACTGACAAATTGCCATACAACTTCCGTCGCTATTGTATGCATATGAGCCACAAACACTCTTCTATCCAATACGAAGGTGTAACAACAATGGCTAAAGACGGATACGGTGAAATGAGCTGTATCTCATGCTGTGTGTCACCACTTGACCCAGAAAACGAAGATCAACGCCACAACATCCAGTACTTCGGTGCTCGTGTAAACGTTTTGAAAGCCCTTCTTACTGGTTTGAACGGTGGTTACGACGATGTTCATAAAGACTACAAAGTATTTGACATCAATCCTATCCGTGACGAAGTTCTTGAATTCGAATCAGTTAAAGCGAACTTTGAAAAATCTCTTGACTGGTTGACTGACACTTACGTAGATGCTTTGAACATCATCCACTACATGACTGACAAGTACAACTACGAAGCTGTTCAAATGGCCTTCTTGCCAACGAAACAACGTGCCAACATGGGATTCGGTATCTGTGGATTTGCTAACACTGTTGATACATTGTCAGCGATTAAATACGCTACCGTTAAACCAATCCGTGATGAAGATGGCTACATCTACGATTACGAAACAATCGGTGAATACCCACGTTGGGGTGAAGATGACCCGCGTTCAAACGAATTGGCAGAATGGTTGATTGAAGCTTATACAACTCGTCTACGTAGCCACAAACTTTACAAAGACGCAGAAGCTACAGTATCACTTTTGACCATCACATCTAACGTTGCTTACTCTAAACAAACTGGTAACTCACCAGTCCACAAAGGTGTATACCTCAACGAAGATGGTTCTGTAAACTTGTCTAAACTTGAATTCTTCTCACCAGGTGCTAACCCATCTAACAAAGCTAAAGGTGGATGGTTGCAAAACTTGAACTCACTTGCGAGTCTTGACTTCAGCTATGCAGCTGACGGTATCTCATTGACAACTCAAGTATCACCACGTGCTCTTGGTAAGACTCGTGACGAACAAGTTGATAACTTGGTAACAATCCTTGATGGTTACTTCGAAAACGGTGGACAACACTGTAACTTGAACGTTATGGACTTGAAAGATGTTTATGACAAGATTATGAATGGCGAAGATGTCATCGTTCGTATCTCAGGATACTGTGTAAACACTAAATACCTCACTCCAGAACAAAAAACTGAATTGACACAACGTGTCTTCCACGAAGTTCTTTCAATGGATGATGCATTGAGCTAA
- a CDS encoding sensor histidine kinase: MAIRTRNFKSLVWTTSLKIVFFHVLIFVLIGYEFTQGSDYALFTLFFWAGSLLLITFYHILKLLRKIDREIKMLRSEKLLEENQSQLFRIEEMLEVYSDLRSSHQENARLLEREQQHNQELILQLSATSHDLKTPLTVIKGNAELLELAQLDQPQADYAVEILQASHKMEEYCGSLIDYAKTFQIDANQFSQLSLGDFLADLQDDWALFSKQESYRFYLQEDCDLSLILSIHLDYLKRALLNILLNALEHADQGQKEVKLAVSVQQDQLVFAIWNNGPSFSEEMLLGAEQLFYQSDQSRNSANPHHGIGLAFSKQVALLHGGRLTLLNPDQGGACVELAISLK, translated from the coding sequence ATGGCAATTAGAACCCGAAATTTCAAAAGCTTAGTCTGGACAACCAGTTTAAAAATCGTCTTTTTTCATGTTTTGATTTTTGTGCTTATCGGCTATGAATTTACACAAGGCAGCGATTATGCCCTTTTCACTTTGTTCTTCTGGGCAGGGAGCTTGCTGCTGATTACTTTTTATCATATTTTGAAATTACTCCGAAAAATCGACAGGGAAATAAAAATGCTAAGGAGCGAGAAGCTTTTAGAAGAAAATCAAAGCCAGCTTTTTCGGATCGAGGAAATGCTAGAAGTTTATAGCGATTTACGAAGCAGCCATCAAGAAAATGCTCGTCTTCTAGAAAGAGAGCAGCAGCATAATCAGGAGTTGATTTTACAGCTATCAGCGACATCGCACGATTTGAAGACGCCCCTAACTGTGATTAAGGGGAATGCTGAGCTCTTGGAATTGGCGCAGTTGGACCAGCCACAGGCAGACTATGCTGTTGAGATTTTGCAGGCTAGTCACAAGATGGAAGAGTATTGTGGCTCTTTGATTGATTATGCTAAGACTTTTCAGATTGATGCTAATCAGTTCAGTCAACTTTCCTTAGGGGACTTTTTGGCTGATCTACAGGACGACTGGGCACTGTTCAGCAAACAGGAAAGCTATCGTTTTTATCTCCAAGAAGATTGTGATCTTAGTCTGATTTTGTCCATTCATTTGGACTATCTCAAACGAGCTTTGCTCAATATTTTACTGAATGCGCTTGAACATGCTGACCAGGGCCAAAAGGAAGTGAAGCTGGCGGTATCAGTACAGCAGGACCAGTTGGTTTTTGCTATCTGGAACAATGGTCCTTCATTTTCAGAGGAGATGCTGCTAGGAGCGGAACAGCTCTTCTACCAGAGTGATCAAAGCCGCAATTCAGCTAATCCCCATCACGGCATCGGCTTAGCCTTTTCTAAGCAGGTAGCTCTCTTGCACGGTGGTCGTCTGACCCTGCTCAATCCAGACCAAGGAGGAGCCTGTGTTGAGTTGGCAATTTCATTGAAATAA
- a CDS encoding ATP-dependent Clp protease ATP-binding subunit: MNNNFNNFNNMDDLFNQLMGGMRGYSSENRRYLINGREVTPEEFAHYRATGKLPGNAESDAQMQQHASGMKQDGVLAKLGRNLTAEAREGKLDPVIGRNKEIQETSEILSRRTKNNPVLVGDAGVGKTAVVEGLAQAIVNGDVPAAIKNKEIISIDISGLEAGTQYRGSFEENVQNLVNEVKEAGNIILFFDEIHQILGAGSTGGDSGSKGLADILKPALSRGELTVIGATTQDEYRNTILKNAALARRFNEVKVNAPSAEDTFKILQGIRDLYQQHHNVILPDEVLKAAVDYSVQYIPQRSLPDKAIDLVDVTAAHLAAQHPVTDVHAVEREIEAEKDKQEKAVEAEDFEAALNAKTRIAELEKKVENHTEDMKVTASINDVAESVERMTGIPVSQMGASDIERLKDMAHRLEHKVIGQDKAVEAVARAIRRNRAGFDEGNRPIGSFLFVGPTGVGKTELAKQLALDMFGTKDAIIRLDMSEYSDRTAVSKLIGTTAGYVGYDDNSNTLTERVRRNPYSIILLDEIEKADPQVITLLLQVLDDGRLTDGQGNTVNFKNTVIIATSNAGFGYEANLTEDADKPELMDRLKPYFRPEFLNRFNAVIEFSHLNKEDLSKIVDLMLAEVNQTLAKKDIDLEVSQAAKDFITEEGYDEVMGVRPLRRVVEQQIRDKVTDFHLDHLDAKHLEADMEDGVLVIREKA; the protein is encoded by the coding sequence ATGAACAACAACTTTAATAACTTTAACAACATGGATGATTTATTTAACCAATTGATGGGTGGTATGCGAGGATACAGTTCTGAGAACCGTCGCTACTTGATTAATGGACGCGAAGTGACACCTGAGGAATTTGCTCACTATCGTGCAACTGGGAAATTACCAGGAAATGCAGAATCTGATGCGCAAATGCAACAACATGCTTCAGGTATGAAACAAGACGGTGTCCTTGCTAAACTAGGTCGTAACTTGACAGCGGAAGCTCGTGAGGGCAAGTTGGATCCTGTAATCGGACGAAACAAGGAAATTCAAGAAACATCTGAAATCCTCTCACGTCGTACCAAGAACAATCCTGTTCTGGTAGGAGATGCAGGTGTTGGTAAGACAGCAGTTGTCGAAGGCCTAGCGCAAGCCATTGTGAACGGAGATGTTCCAGCTGCTATTAAGAATAAGGAAATTATTTCCATTGATATCTCAGGTCTCGAGGCTGGTACTCAATACCGTGGTAGCTTTGAAGAAAATGTGCAAAATCTAGTTAACGAAGTGAAAGAAGCAGGAAATATTATCCTCTTCTTTGATGAAATTCACCAAATTCTCGGAGCTGGTAGCACTGGTGGAGACAGTGGTTCTAAAGGGCTTGCGGATATTCTCAAACCAGCTCTCTCTCGTGGTGAGTTGACTGTTATTGGAGCGACAACTCAAGATGAATACCGTAACACCATCTTGAAAAATGCAGCTCTTGCTCGTCGTTTCAACGAGGTGAAGGTCAATGCTCCTTCGGCAGAGGATACCTTTAAAATCCTTCAAGGGATTCGTGACCTCTATCAACAACACCACAATGTCATCTTGCCAGACGAAGTTTTGAAAGCAGCAGTGGATTATTCTGTCCAATACATTCCTCAACGCAGCTTGCCAGATAAGGCTATTGACCTTGTCGATGTAACGGCAGCTCACTTGGCAGCTCAACATCCTGTAACAGATGTTCATGCTGTTGAACGTGAAATCGAGGCAGAAAAAGACAAGCAAGAAAAAGCAGTTGAGGCAGAAGACTTTGAAGCAGCTCTCAATGCTAAAACACGTATTGCAGAATTAGAGAAAAAAGTCGAAAACCACACAGAAGACATGAAAGTGACTGCAAGCATCAACGATGTGGCTGAATCTGTGGAACGAATGACAGGTATTCCAGTGTCACAAATGGGAGCGTCAGACATCGAACGTTTGAAAGATATGGCTCATCGCTTGGAACACAAGGTAATCGGCCAAGATAAGGCGGTTGAAGCAGTAGCTCGTGCTATCCGTCGTAACCGTGCTGGTTTTGATGAAGGCAATCGCCCAATCGGTAGCTTCCTCTTTGTAGGCCCAACTGGGGTTGGTAAGACCGAGCTTGCTAAGCAATTGGCACTGGATATGTTTGGAACTAAGGATGCTATCATTCGTTTGGATATGTCTGAATACAGTGACCGCACAGCTGTATCTAAGTTGATCGGTACAACAGCAGGTTATGTGGGGTATGATGACAATAGCAATACCTTGACAGAACGTGTTCGTCGCAATCCATACTCTATCATTCTCTTGGACGAAATTGAAAAGGCTGATCCTCAAGTAATCACCCTTCTCCTCCAAGTCTTGGATGACGGTCGTTTAACTGATGGTCAAGGAAATACCGTTAACTTTAAAAATACTGTCATTATCGCGACATCAAATGCTGGATTTGGCTATGAAGCTAACTTGACAGAAGATGCGGACAAACCAGAGTTGATGGATCGTTTGAAACCATACTTCCGTCCAGAATTCCTCAACCGCTTTAACGCAGTTATTGAGTTCTCACACCTGAATAAGGAAGACCTTTCTAAGATTGTGGACTTGATGTTGGCTGAAGTCAACCAAACCTTGGCTAAGAAAGACATTGATTTGGAAGTCAGCCAAGCAGCTAAGGACTTTATCACAGAAGAAGGCTATGATGAAGTCATGGGTGTTCGTCCTCTCCGTCGTGTGGTTGAACAACAAATTCGTGATAAGGTGACAGACTTCCACTTGGATCACCTAGATGCCAAACACCTAGAAGCAGATATGGAAGATGGTGTTTTAGTTATTCGTGAAAAAGCCTAA
- a CDS encoding response regulator transcription factor: protein MEIMRQYRILVVDDDQSILKLVKNVLELDAYDVTTLDQIEELELTHFVGYDLILLDVMMEPVNGFELCSYIRPHLSCPIIFLTAKELEADKVEGLFRGADDYIVKPFGTKELLARVRAHLRREERREERYSEIASCQFYPERYEVACFGKVLKFSEREFKLLHLLASNPKQTFSAERLHTLLYPESSETQLRSISEYVYQIRQKCKQEELQAIATVRGVGYRWQLEPEISKA, encoded by the coding sequence ATGGAAATTATGAGACAGTATCGTATTTTGGTGGTTGATGACGACCAAAGCATTTTGAAGCTGGTGAAAAACGTCCTAGAGCTTGATGCTTATGATGTGACGACGCTTGATCAGATAGAAGAGCTAGAGCTGACGCATTTTGTCGGATATGACTTGATTCTGCTGGATGTGATGATGGAGCCTGTAAATGGTTTTGAGCTGTGTTCCTACATTCGTCCGCATCTTTCTTGCCCAATCATATTTCTGACGGCTAAGGAATTGGAGGCTGACAAAGTGGAGGGGCTCTTTCGCGGAGCAGATGACTATATTGTCAAACCTTTTGGGACCAAAGAATTGCTGGCGCGTGTCAGAGCTCATCTTCGGCGGGAGGAAAGACGGGAGGAGCGCTATTCTGAAATTGCTTCTTGCCAATTTTATCCAGAGCGCTATGAAGTTGCCTGTTTTGGTAAAGTCTTGAAATTTTCAGAGCGAGAGTTTAAGTTGCTACATTTACTAGCTAGCAATCCCAAGCAGACCTTTTCAGCTGAACGCTTGCATACCTTGCTTTATCCAGAAAGCTCAGAAACACAGCTTCGCTCCATCTCAGAATATGTATATCAGATTCGTCAAAAATGTAAACAAGAAGAGCTGCAAGCAATCGCAACAGTGAGAGGAGTAGGCTATAGATGGCAATTAGAACCCGAAATTTCAAAAGCTTAG
- a CDS encoding lantibiotic ABC transporter permease, translating into MKETMSLLHSEWLKIRSTKAFRVSMAFMLLLVPAVSWLEGRQYLSIGLDATPKTVPGLAEAIDPLEYLGLNGASMAGMVLVILAGILGAMEFQSHSLRTSLLTCNNRLKLLVGKLMTFTCFSLATSFLSIYFSYMVMHLALGKEGLNPILLNQAAWSLLLWKNLSLTLLGILSFLLGLLARTMLVPLLFLVPQIYNLGNYLTAHTSWGAYLPQPAGELFAATPTSQYANNPSQGLLILGAWLLVIGGITSLRFLKTDLGGRY; encoded by the coding sequence ATGAAAGAAACGATGTCCTTATTGCATTCAGAATGGTTGAAAATTCGCTCAACCAAGGCTTTCAGAGTGAGTATGGCCTTCATGCTGCTATTGGTGCCTGCTGTATCCTGGCTGGAGGGGCGACAGTATTTGTCTATTGGCTTGGATGCCACCCCTAAGACGGTTCCCGGTCTGGCAGAAGCCATTGACCCGCTGGAATATCTAGGCCTCAATGGAGCTTCTATGGCGGGCATGGTTTTGGTCATTTTAGCTGGAATTTTGGGAGCTATGGAATTTCAGTCTCATAGCTTGAGAACCAGTCTTTTGACCTGTAATAACCGCCTGAAGTTGCTTGTGGGGAAACTCATGACCTTCACGTGTTTTTCTCTTGCCACTAGCTTTTTATCGATTTACTTTAGTTATATGGTCATGCATCTGGCTTTAGGAAAGGAAGGGCTTAATCCGATTCTGCTCAATCAGGCTGCTTGGAGTCTGCTTTTGTGGAAAAACTTATCTCTAACCTTATTAGGAATCCTTTCATTTTTATTAGGTTTATTGGCTCGGACCATGCTAGTTCCTCTGCTTTTTCTCGTACCCCAGATCTACAATCTGGGAAACTACCTGACAGCTCACACGAGTTGGGGGGCTTATTTGCCACAGCCAGCAGGAGAGTTGTTTGCTGCAACGCCAACTTCCCAATATGCCAACAATCCCTCACAAGGACTGTTGATACTTGGTGCATGGTTACTAGTCATCGGCGGTATTACCTCTCTGCGCTTTTTGAAGACGGATTTAGGAGGGCGATACTGA
- a CDS encoding DUF1846 domain-containing protein: MKKQAFSSEQYLNLQRDHILERINQFDGKLYLEFGGKMLEDFHAARVLPGYEPDNKIKLLQELKEQVEVVIAINASNIEHSKARGDLGISYDQEVLRLIDKFNELGIFVGSVVITQYAGQPAADAFRNQLDKNGIDSYLHYPIKGYPTDMDHIISPEGMGKNDYIKTSRNLIVVTAPGPGSGKLATCMSNMYHDQINGIKSGYAKFETFPVWNLPLHHPVNLAYEAATADLDDVNMIDPFHLQTYGETTVNYNRDIEIFPVLKRMLERILGESPYASPTDMGVNMVGFAITDNEAAIEASKQEIIRRYYQTVLDFKAEKVGESAVKKIELLMNDLGITPADRKVAVAARQKAEETGGPALALELPNGEIVTGKNSELFGPTAAALINAIKKSADIAKEVKLIEPEVVKPIQGLKINHLGSRNPRLHSNEILIALAITAMENPDAARAMKELGNLKGSEAHSTIILTDEDKNVLRKLGINVTFDPYYQYDRLYRK; this comes from the coding sequence ATGAAAAAACAAGCTTTTAGTTCTGAACAATATTTGAATCTACAGCGCGACCACATTTTGGAGCGCATCAACCAATTTGACGGCAAGCTCTATTTGGAGTTTGGTGGCAAAATGTTAGAAGATTTTCACGCCGCTCGTGTGCTTCCTGGTTATGAGCCCGATAATAAAATCAAGCTCTTGCAGGAGTTGAAAGAGCAGGTTGAGGTTGTTATCGCCATTAATGCTAGCAACATCGAACATTCCAAAGCACGAGGTGACTTAGGCATTTCCTATGACCAAGAAGTCCTCCGTTTGATTGACAAATTCAATGAGCTGGGAATTTTTGTTGGCTCAGTTGTCATCACACAGTACGCTGGACAACCCGCTGCAGATGCCTTCCGCAACCAGTTAGATAAAAACGGGATTGATTCTTATCTTCATTATCCAATCAAAGGATATCCGACTGATATGGATCACATCATTTCTCCTGAAGGTATGGGGAAAAACGACTACATCAAAACCAGTCGCAACTTGATCGTCGTAACTGCTCCTGGACCTGGTTCTGGAAAATTGGCTACTTGTATGTCAAACATGTACCACGACCAAATCAATGGTATCAAGTCTGGCTACGCTAAGTTTGAAACCTTCCCAGTCTGGAACCTTCCCCTTCATCATCCTGTTAACTTGGCCTATGAGGCTGCCACAGCAGACCTTGACGATGTTAACATGATTGACCCCTTCCATCTCCAAACCTACGGAGAAACAACGGTCAACTACAACCGTGATATCGAAATTTTCCCAGTGCTCAAACGTATGTTGGAACGCATTCTCGGTGAATCTCCATACGCTTCACCGACAGACATGGGTGTCAACATGGTTGGTTTTGCTATTACAGATAATGAGGCTGCTATCGAAGCTTCAAAACAAGAAATCATTCGCCGTTACTATCAAACAGTTCTTGACTTCAAGGCTGAAAAAGTTGGCGAATCTGCTGTCAAGAAAATCGAGTTGCTCATGAACGACCTCGGTATCACACCTGCAGACCGTAAGGTTGCTGTCGCTGCACGTCAAAAAGCAGAAGAAACTGGTGGCCCTGCCCTAGCCCTTGAATTGCCAAATGGGGAAATCGTAACTGGTAAAAACTCAGAGCTCTTTGGCCCTACAGCCGCTGCCTTGATCAATGCGATTAAGAAATCTGCTGACATTGCTAAGGAAGTGAAATTGATTGAGCCTGAAGTTGTCAAACCAATTCAAGGCCTCAAGATTAACCATCTAGGCAGTCGCAATCCTCGCCTCCACTCAAATGAGATTTTGATTGCACTTGCAATCACGGCTATGGAAAACCCTGATGCTGCGCGCGCAATGAAGGAACTTGGTAACCTCAAAGGAAGCGAAGCTCACTCAACCATCATCTTGACCGATGAAGACAAGAATGTCCTTCGCAAACTAGGTATCAACGTTACCTTCGACCCTTACTACCAATACGATCGCTTGTATCGGAAATAA
- a CDS encoding S-ribosylhomocysteine lyase: MSKEVIVESFELDHTIVKAPYVRLIGEEIGPKGDVISNYDIRLVQPNEDSIPTAGLHTIEHLLAKLIRTRIDGMIDCSPFGCRTGFHMIMWGRHTSAEIAAVIKDSLKEIAETTTWEDVPGTTIESCGNYKDHSLFSAKEWAKLILEQGISDDAFERHVI; this comes from the coding sequence ATGTCAAAAGAAGTTATTGTTGAAAGTTTTGAACTTGACCACACCATTGTTAAAGCACCCTATGTTCGCTTGATTGGGGAAGAGATAGGGCCAAAGGGAGACGTCATCTCCAACTATGATATTCGCTTGGTACAACCAAATGAAGATTCTATCCCTACTGCTGGGCTTCATACTATCGAACACCTCTTGGCCAAACTCATCCGCACCCGCATTGACGGCATGATTGACTGTTCGCCATTTGGTTGCCGCACAGGCTTCCACATGATTATGTGGGGACGTCACACCAGCGCTGAGATTGCAGCTGTTATCAAGGATTCGCTCAAGGAAATCGCTGAGACTACTACTTGGGAAGATGTCCCTGGAACAACCATTGAATCTTGCGGAAACTACAAGGACCACAGCCTCTTTTCAGCTAAAGAATGGGCGAAACTCATCCTAGAACAAGGAATCTCAGATGATGCCTTTGAACGCCATGTCATCTAA
- a CDS encoding ABC transporter ATP-binding protein produces MKHMVKIEGVCKKHGSKQILEDISFTARSGRITAFLGPNGAGKSSTLRILLGLDRATEGTATFDGQIYQSMTYPLRTVGAAFDGIGGLPNRKVYDHLRIIAASNAIPKFRIDEVLEMTGIAHKRKDLLSSLSLGEGQRLGLAAALLGDPQFLILDEPTNGLDPSGIKWFRKFIRQQADLGKTVLLSSHILSEVQMVTDDVVLIHHGRIIEQGQLEEVLQDSDSLEDLFFDLTEEV; encoded by the coding sequence ATGAAACATATGGTGAAAATAGAAGGAGTCTGCAAAAAGCATGGCAGTAAGCAGATTTTAGAAGATATTTCTTTTACAGCTAGAAGCGGTCGGATTACAGCTTTTCTGGGTCCAAATGGTGCAGGGAAAAGTTCGACCTTGAGGATTCTCTTGGGGTTAGATCGGGCGACAGAAGGGACGGCGACTTTTGATGGGCAAATCTATCAGTCAATGACTTATCCGCTCAGAACGGTAGGTGCAGCCTTTGACGGCATTGGCGGTTTGCCAAATCGTAAGGTCTATGACCACTTGAGGATTATTGCGGCGAGTAATGCTATTCCTAAGTTTCGGATTGATGAGGTATTGGAGATGACTGGAATTGCTCATAAGAGGAAGGACCTCTTGTCAAGCCTGTCTCTGGGGGAAGGTCAACGCTTGGGTTTGGCTGCAGCTTTGCTGGGTGATCCTCAGTTTCTTATATTAGATGAGCCGACCAATGGACTGGATCCAAGTGGGATTAAGTGGTTTAGAAAGTTCATCCGTCAGCAGGCTGATTTAGGGAAAACGGTACTTCTATCTTCTCATATCCTATCAGAGGTGCAAATGGTGACAGATGATGTAGTCTTGATTCATCATGGGCGAATTATTGAGCAGGGACAATTGGAAGAGGTACTGCAAGATTCAGACAGTCTAGAAGATCTCTTCTTTGATTTGACAGAGGAGGTTTAA
- a CDS encoding lantibiotic ABC transporter permease — translation MIKALLRSEWIKFRSYYLALGAALVALVVVPFFLMNLDYSQTAVGQTNALSEALHALYLAQPVIVIFTSLYFAQEFVKSGMRTNFLTVSNRKAWLAGKSLFLALLLLALYSVVIGSCFLVMLARFDLAFSWSLLGEFLYYSSFGLLSNLFLAFLAAGLALLFQSWVVPMSVLFPLLIGLSRLLATFIQEAKYLPDLATLNLFEYEGLQHSIDLSGLGTQLLWLALVWSSAIFLTLKRDVR, via the coding sequence ATGATAAAAGCTCTACTTAGAAGCGAATGGATTAAGTTCCGTTCTTACTATCTCGCTCTTGGTGCCGCCTTGGTGGCTCTGGTAGTCGTTCCTTTTTTTCTGATGAATCTTGACTACAGTCAGACAGCAGTTGGCCAGACGAATGCTCTGAGCGAGGCTTTGCATGCCCTCTATCTGGCGCAGCCTGTCATCGTCATCTTTACTTCCCTCTATTTTGCCCAGGAGTTTGTCAAGTCAGGGATGCGAACGAATTTTCTAACCGTATCAAATAGAAAGGCTTGGTTGGCTGGGAAAAGCCTTTTTCTGGCCTTGCTGCTCTTGGCTCTCTACAGTGTCGTGATAGGCAGTTGTTTCCTTGTTATGCTGGCTCGTTTTGACCTAGCCTTCAGCTGGTCCTTACTGGGGGAATTCCTCTATTACAGCTCTTTTGGTCTTCTCAGCAATCTCTTTCTGGCTTTTTTAGCTGCTGGACTCGCTTTGCTCTTTCAATCTTGGGTTGTGCCGATGTCGGTGCTCTTTCCTCTCCTGATTGGACTCAGCCGTTTATTGGCAACTTTTATCCAGGAAGCAAAATACCTGCCCGATCTGGCTACGCTAAATCTTTTTGAGTATGAAGGGCTTCAGCATTCAATAGATCTATCAGGGCTGGGAACACAGCTGTTATGGTTAGCTTTGGTTTGGAGCTCTGCTATATTCTTAACCTTGAAACGAGATGTTCGCTAG